CGTCCGTGGAAGCGTTGGAGGCGGCCTCTTCCGATTCGTCGGCGAGGTGCTTCGCCTTGTCGCCGGCCTCGTCCCCGGCCGCCGGGGCGTCACCTGCAACGTCCTCTACCGTCTCAGCAGCAGCCCCGGCCGGCGAGGTGGTGGCGGCGGCGGCCTTGCTGGCGGCATCCTCGGCAGTATCCTTGGCATCGTTCACGGTGGTGGCCGGAACGGGAGCAGGAGTCGGGGTGACAGGCGACGGCGTCTTCCACGGGTCCTCGACGGGCTTGGATGCCTTCCAAGCCGCCACGCCGGCCGCCACTGCAGCGGCGATGATGCCGAACACCAGCCAGCCGCGCTTCTTGGGCTTCTGGGGCTCCGCGATCTGCAGGCCTACGGCCTTTCCCGCTCCGTGCGCGGCGGCCCGGAGCTGGGTGCCGGCCGTTTGGGCCTGCTCCTGGAGAGTGTGCACAACTCCGGAGTCGGTGAGTCGCTTGGCCACGGCGTCCACATGGGTGGGAGCGCTTTCCAAGGTGCGGTGCACGGCGTCGGAGGCGTGGCCGATCTGGTCCGAAAGACGCGGGAGATACTCTGCCACAACACGGTCACGGGCATTCAGGATGACGGGGGCTGCCTTGTCCACGGCCTCGTGCAGGCGCGGGGTGGTGCCTTCAACGGCATCTGAGATTTTGGGGGCAAGCTGCGCCAGGCCATCCTGGATGCGCGGCGTTACGGTAGCAACGCCGTCGGCCAGGTTGTGGGCAGCGGTCTTGAGCCCTTCCTGAATCCTGGGAGAAGCGGTATCCAGGCTGTGCTGCAGGCGCGGAACCGCCCAGTCCACGGCTGCTTCCACGCGGGGGGATGCCCAGTCCTTCGCATACTCAACTGCGTTGTTGACTGACTGTTCAAGGTCACGGGCAATACGATCCGATTTCTTCACAACTACCTCCCGATTAATGTGACGGTTCTGTTGTTAGCCTACGTGGATTGGCTAGCACGGGCTATTCTTCCGGTCGATTTGGAGCCGATTTCACCCAACGCGGAACTACCGGTGTCACAGCTTCCGCGTTGACCCGTCGTGAAAGAATGGCGTTATGACTGCCATCGCAACCGCAAAAGCAACCATCCACACCAGCCTCGGCGACATCGTCGTCAACCTCTTCGGGAACCACGCACCGAAGACGGTCAAGAACTTCGTTGGCCTGGCCACCGGCGAGCAGGCCTGGACCCACCCGGAAACGGGCGAGGACAAGACCGGCACACCCCTGTACAACGGCACCATCTTCCACCGCATCATCAAGGACTTCATGATCCAGGCGGGCGATCCCCTGGGCCGCGGCGTGGGCGGACCGGGCTACCAGTTCGATGACGAAATCCACCCGGAACTCAGCTTCAACCAGCCCTACAAGCTCGCCATGGCCAACGCCGGCATCCGGATGGGCAAGGGCACCAACGGTTCACAGTTCTTCATCACCACCATCCCCACCGACTGGCTCCAGGGCAAGCACAGCATCTTCGGTGAAGTCGCCGACGACGAATCCAAGAAGGTCGTGGACGCCATCGAAGGTGTCCGGACCGGAACCGGCGACCGTCCCGTCGAGGATGTCACTATTAACAGCATCGACATCGAGCAGCTCTAGCCCATCCCATGAGTTACGGAATTCCGGCGGCGGAGCCGTCCGCGCAGATTCCGGTGTGCCCCAGGCACCCGGACAGGCCCTCCTATGTGCGCTGTCAGCGCTGCGGGCGCCCTGCGTGCCCGGACTGCCAGCGGGCGGCCGCCGTCGGATTCCAGTGCGTTGACTGCGTCAATGAAATAGCCCGCTCGACGCCGGCCGTCAAGACTGTGTACGGCGGCGTCGTCGCTGCCGGGAAACCCCTCGTCACGTTCGGCATCATCGCCCTGTGCGTGATTGTCTATGTTTTGCAGTGGCTCCTCCCCGCCGACTGGATCTACCAGAATCTCGCCTATGCCAACGTCTACGCCGAGCCGCAGTGGGGAGAGTTTGAGCCCTGGCGGATGCTGACCGCTGCCTTCCTGCACTCCCAGGGATTTATCCTCCACATTGTGCTGAACATGTACATGCTGTGGATCTTCGGCCAGGCCCTTGAAC
The window above is part of the Pseudarthrobacter sp. IC2-21 genome. Proteins encoded here:
- a CDS encoding peptidylprolyl isomerase, with the translated sequence MTAIATAKATIHTSLGDIVVNLFGNHAPKTVKNFVGLATGEQAWTHPETGEDKTGTPLYNGTIFHRIIKDFMIQAGDPLGRGVGGPGYQFDDEIHPELSFNQPYKLAMANAGIRMGKGTNGSQFFITTIPTDWLQGKHSIFGEVADDESKKVVDAIEGVRTGTGDRPVEDVTINSIDIEQL
- a CDS encoding rhomboid family intramembrane serine protease, whose translation is MSYGIPAAEPSAQIPVCPRHPDRPSYVRCQRCGRPACPDCQRAAAVGFQCVDCVNEIARSTPAVKTVYGGVVAAGKPLVTFGIIALCVIVYVLQWLLPADWIYQNLAYANVYAEPQWGEFEPWRMLTAAFLHSQGFILHIVLNMYMLWIFGQALEPLLGRVRFLALYLISAIGGSVGYLLLTPLYVPGPSPYGVVGASGAIFGLFGAMLLVQRHRGGDTRQLWILIIINGVIGFVVPQIAWQAHLGGLITGGLCAAVIAYTPRGPRQGLIQAAGLAAVLLLLIAVSWVRVTTG